The sequence CTATACCGTTATCTACTTTGGAAGAAATGATTAAGATGCACCGAAATTATTTTTAGCACTCTTAAAAGAAGAATTTAACATTTCGTGAGACTCATCAACTTTACTTTTCAACATAGTCTGTGGAGTAGGTACATGGTGAGCAGATGGTAAATTTACAGTAGAATTACCATCAGCTTGGCCTAGATGTGCCTGCTGCTCAGATAATCCAGAAGCAGGATCTAAAGTACATACGGGAGTTGGAAACAACTTTGATGCTAAAGCTGCTACTATAACTGATGCGTACGTTGCAATACTACTAAATTTTACAATCTGAGTTGTTCTATCTTTTAGTTTCGGTTGATCACCTGTTTCTTTTGCTACTGCATACAATTTTGGTTTATTACCTTCTTCTTTAAATAAATTGCTAAGAGCTTCAGAATCTAAAACTTCTATATTCTCTCTCAATCTTTGGATTTCAATCCATAGTGGTTGAATCTAAATAGGTGAATTTACGTTACCTAAATTAGCTACTTGTGATGAAAAATAGATCAGCAAATTTTCAATCAACAACAGCTAAAGACCTTTCTGCAACGTTGATTTCTCTTATATCTGTAACTTCGTCATTCTGATTAAACGAAATTTGCAGAGACTTACTACTATACTTCCTTTTTCCTAAAAAGTTGGCTTGTTTAATTTTATATGAGATATAGTACCAAACATTGTCATCGAACTTTGATACTAATGTTGGTGATCCTAAAGTGTGAACCACTTTTTCTTTATCGTCACCTACTTTTATCTTGCTCCACAATTCAACACTAATGCCAGGAGCTCCGTGATTGTGAATAGTGTGAGTGCAGCTCACTGTAAATAATAAAATAAAAGATATTAATACTCGCATTTCTGTTGATAAATTGCTTGAAGCTATAATACACTAATAAATTATCTGCCGTCAAATTTCAAAAAAGTTAAATTGACTGATTCTCAATATCACTTAATATAATATTTACTTTAGAAAATAATAGGTGTCTTATGTCATTGTTAGAAGCAGATCCAATATACAAACCTTTTAATTACCCTTGGGCGTATGATGCGTGGCTGCAGCAACAAAGAATCCATTGGATACCTGAGGAAGTTCCGCTTGCTGATGATGTGAAAGATTGGAAAACTAAACTTTCGAATGTAGAGAAAAATTTATTGACCCAGATTTTTAGGTTTTTTACTCAAGCAGATATTGAAGTAAATAACTGCTATATGAGGCATTATTCAAATATATTTAAGCCAACAGAAATATGTATGATGCTTGCAAGCTTTTCCAATATGGAGACTATACACATTGCAGCCTATTCATACCTTCTAGATACGATTGGCATGCCAGAAAGTGAATATCAAGCATTCTTAAAATATGATGCTATGAGAAAGAAGTATGAATACATGTTAGAATTTGAGGAAAGTAAAAAGCACGATAAAAAACATGTTGCTAAAACTTTAGCAGTATTTGGTGCCTTCACCGAAGGATTGCAGTTATTTGCATCATTTGCAATTTTGCTCAATTTTCAACGGTTTGGAAAAATGAAAGGTATGGGGCAAATAATTGCTTGGTCAGCACGTGACGAAACCTTGCACACCAATTCAATTATCAATTTGTTCAATACGTTTATTAAAGAGAATAATGAAATTTGGAATGACGAGTTCAAAGAAGAATTATATTCTGCATGTCGCACTATTGTTGAACTTGAAGATGAATTTATAAGTCTTGCTTTTGATTTAGGAGATGTTGAAGGGCTATCTGCAGAGGAAGTGCGCAATTATATACGTTACATAGCAAACAGAAGGTTAACGCAATTAGGTCTTAAATCTATATATAATGTTAAAGATAACCCTATTCCGTGGCTTGATGAAATACTAAATGGCGTGGAACATACAAATTTCTTTGAAAATAGAGTAACAGAGTATAGCCGTGCAGCAACTCAAGGCACTTGGGAGGAAGCTTTTGCTAAAAACGATACAAAAAGTGAATAGCAGTAACTTCACCCTTTTTTATCGTTTCAACGGAAGCTTGCGATACATATCAAAGGTGGAAGGAGGAAGAATTTGATATAAATCATCTATTTAGCTTAGAGAAAAGAGAGTATAGATATAAAGTTACATTATTGCATGTAATAGGTGGAGATTTTGATTGCTTAGAGGAGGAGAAGAAGAAGTTAATACGATATCTATTAGACAAAGGTGCTAATGTTAATGCACGAGATTCTTTTGGAAAAACTCCTTTGCACAATAGTCATGACAAAGAGGTAACACAAATTTTACTTAGATGCAGGTGCTAATCTTTTTATAAAGGATCATTATGGAATGACTGCAAGAAAACATGCCCGTGATGAATCAAAGCAGCTTTTAAAAAAGGCAGAAGATAAATACAAGCAATAAAGCAATGAAATTTGGTGCTATTGTTGGTATTACGGCTGGAGTGGGAGTTGGTAATGGACTTTTTGCTGCTGCTGATCTTTCATTACTAATATCGGCTTTTATTGGCGCAGCTGTTGCTATAGCAATAGGGTTTGTTGTTTTTGGTATTACATATGCAATGTCAAAGCAGGTTCCTAGTGAGAAGCTATAGCGTTGATGCAGAACAAAAAGCTAGTACAGCGGCAAGTATGGTAGTGTAGTTAAGTAAAAAAAGGAAGAAGAGACTTCTTCCTTTTTTCTCCAAATTTTTTATATATAATTGAGAATAAAAAAACTGTGGATAACTCTGAAAAAGATCAAAAAAGACATCAAAAAGAGTATGATTAGATTGAAATATTTACAGAAAAACTTACTCAATTGATAAATATCTTAATGCTTTTTAAGAAAAGACAAATAGAGGGTCGTATTGGAGCTAAAGGTTGAAATTTTAAGTGCTTCTTAATACTTAAAGAGGTACTTTAATAGTTCCTTTTAAGTACTAATCCGGAGGTTCGATAGGTTGTTGTTTAAAAGATTGGGAAATAGTTTTATTAGTATTGAAAATTACATAATGTATATTATGGAAAATATAAGAAACACAAGCTTTCAGCATTTTTGCTCTTCTCAAACAGCATAAAAAGTGCCTGTTGAACCTCCAGATTAATGCTCAAAAATGTTCAATTGATACTTTAAAAGTATTACTTTAAAAATACCTAAAGTATCACTTCAAAAGCACTTAAAAATTTTATCTTTTAGGAAAAATTTTCCAAGACTACCCCCTTATTGGCTTTTGTTAGAAAAATATTAAAATTATAATCAAATATGTAATCTTTTATATGATTGTATTAGCTTGGCTCCCTTAATGGTTGTTTCTTTTTTTTTAATATTAAAATAAATATAACTTTTTAGAGTTATCCACAGTTCTTTTGCTTTCAATTATATATATATTAGTATTTGGAGATCATATTTATTATAGATCTCCGAAGTACTCATAATGTGTAAAATATGTATTTCTCTGGGTTATCAACTTAGTTATTAACAATTCTGTGAATAACTAAAACAAGAAAAAGGGGCTTCTAATCAAATGGAAATAGTGTCATTCTTTAAAAAACGACGCTAAAAACATTGTTTCTGTTCGAGCAATGGTTACACCTATTATCAGATCTAGGTACCCTGAATAGGATTAAGGGTACCTAACGAAGTAAAAAACTTGGAGAAAAGGAAGAAGTCTTTTCTTCCTTTTACTTAATTTGGCTGAGGCAAACCTTGTTCTGTTGCCGACCTTGATGTGTCAGGATTTTCTATCTTAGTAGATACTGCATATGTAATACCACCAGCAACAAGTCCAGTGAGTACAGCAGCAGCTACAGCTATGCCAATTAAAGTCAGCATTTGTAATCCAACACCAGCAGCAAAAAGTCCACCACCAACTGCTAATCCAGCTATAACACTGCAAATAGCACCAGCAACAATTGCTTTACTAGTTGGGCTAAATAGCTTATTTTCAACATTTGGATTTATTTTATCCGTACTGCTTTCAGCTTTCACTCTATTTTCAATAAGGTCTCTAATTGAGGTTATCAATCTCTTAAGATTTCCTTTTTGCTGTGCACATTTTTCATTTTTAATTTCTCTCTCTATAGCACCTTTAATTTCTTCAAGCTCACCTTTTTCTAAAGAATCAAAAAATTCTTCTTTTTTTTCAATAACTTCTAGAACATTATTTAAAACTTTTGATGGATATTGGCGACTAGGATCTGTAATATATTCAATCAGTGAAATAGATTTCACCTTATTTTGATTTTTAGAAGATAAAATCTTTGCTCTTACAACTTCTTTAAGCAAAACTAGTTCTTTCGCATGCTTCAAAACTGCTTTAGATAGTCTACACGAGTTGCTTCATAAGTTCCAATTATTGACTCCTGAGTTTTTTCATTAGTTTCACTAAAAATAGTAAGAAAATCTTCTCTTGATACTGTTCCTAAAAGTTCAACAATATCTCCATTACCTCTAAATCTTTGATATAATTGTTAAAATGATTCTTTCTGTTTTTC is a genomic window of Wolbachia endosymbiont (group B) of Germaria angustata containing:
- a CDS encoding outer membrane protein assembly factor BamE; this encodes MRVLISFILLFTVSCTHTIHNHGAPGISVELWSKIKVGDDKEKVVHTLGSPTLVSKFDDNVWYYISYKIKQANFLGKRKYSSKSLQISFNQNDEVTDIREINVAERSLAVVD
- a CDS encoding ribonucleotide-diphosphate reductase subunit beta; the encoded protein is MSLLEADPIYKPFNYPWAYDAWLQQQRIHWIPEEVPLADDVKDWKTKLSNVEKNLLTQIFRFFTQADIEVNNCYMRHYSNIFKPTEICMMLASFSNMETIHIAAYSYLLDTIGMPESEYQAFLKYDAMRKKYEYMLEFEESKKHDKKHVAKTLAVFGAFTEGLQLFASFAILLNFQRFGKMKGMGQIIAWSARDETLHTNSIINLFNTFIKENNEIWNDEFKEELYSACRTIVELEDEFISLAFDLGDVEGLSAEEVRNYIRYIANRRLTQLGLKSIYNVKDNPIPWLDEILNGVEHTNFFENRVTEYSRAATQGTWEEAFAKNDTKSE
- a CDS encoding ankyrin repeat domain-containing protein; protein product: MHVIGGDFDCLEEEKKKLIRYLLDKGANVNARDSFGKTPLHNSHDKEVTQILLRCRC